A single bacterium DNA region contains:
- a CDS encoding site-specific integrase, giving the protein MKKDPYNHQKLFENWLQQVDKKHKIKELNDKNSAWVISFIKDFKIGLNVSRHSRKGERSYTRLNHLRQKIIFMIKLLESRKISDITKLNAKDLHELFSDMRKGKIKTRFGTYYKSAGDYVKVFKTFWHWYQKVMRNKGKNIADITEDLDTRGEKPAFVYFTKDDFDRIIKKTSYDLKPILALAFDGGIRVTELINIKVSDFSNDFKELNIREETSKTFGRKIKLMLCSEQIKSYVEKMELKSNDYVCRKNPPMINKELRKLGKSLLTPEQIKSKNLSLYDFRHSSACFWLPRYKSESALKYRFGWKKSDMIYYYTELLGMKDTINEEDMYADVTKTELEKEIAKLKKDFKKLAIITKISWEAASKNKDVKAELKRVAKRMILKDELVYPLIDDKS; this is encoded by the coding sequence ATGAAAAAAGATCCTTATAATCATCAGAAACTATTTGAAAACTGGTTGCAGCAAGTTGATAAGAAGCACAAGATAAAAGAACTCAACGACAAAAACTCGGCATGGGTAATATCTTTTATAAAAGACTTTAAAATAGGACTTAATGTTTCCCGACATAGCAGAAAAGGGGAAAGGAGCTACACGAGGCTAAATCATCTCAGACAAAAAATCATATTTATGATTAAACTATTAGAATCAAGAAAAATCAGTGATATTACAAAATTGAATGCTAAGGATTTGCATGAATTATTTAGTGACATGAGAAAAGGGAAAATAAAAACTAGATTCGGTACGTATTATAAATCTGCTGGGGATTATGTAAAAGTTTTTAAAACATTCTGGCACTGGTATCAGAAAGTAATGAGAAATAAAGGCAAAAACATAGCAGATATCACAGAGGACCTAGATACAAGAGGAGAAAAGCCTGCATTCGTATATTTTACGAAAGATGATTTTGACAGGATTATAAAAAAAACAAGTTATGACTTAAAGCCAATTCTTGCATTAGCTTTTGACGGTGGAATAAGAGTCACGGAATTAATTAACATTAAAGTTTCTGATTTTTCAAACGATTTCAAGGAGTTAAACATAAGAGAAGAAACCAGTAAAACATTTGGCAGAAAAATCAAGCTTATGCTTTGTTCTGAGCAAATAAAGAGTTATGTAGAAAAGATGGAATTAAAATCCAATGATTATGTTTGCAGAAAAAATCCGCCAATGATAAATAAGGAGTTAAGGAAACTCGGGAAAAGCTTATTAACACCGGAACAGATAAAATCCAAAAATCTGAGTTTATATGATTTCAGACACAGTTCTGCCTGTTTTTGGCTACCGAGATACAAGAGCGAGAGTGCCTTAAAATACCGCTTTGGATGGAAAAAATCTGATATGATTTATTATTACACAGAGCTTCTTGGTATGAAAGACACCATAAACGAAGAAGATATGTATGCTGATGTGACAAAAACAGAATTAGAAAAGGAAATAGCCAAACTGAAAAAAGATTTTAAAAAACTGGCAATTATAACTAAAATCTCATGGGAAGCTGCAAGCAAAAATAAAGATGTCAAGGCAGAATTAAAAAGAGTTGCAAAGAGAATGATACTTAAAGACGAGCTTGTTTACCCCCTCATTGATGACAAGTCCTGA